From Coraliomargarita parva, one genomic window encodes:
- a CDS encoding helix-turn-helix transcriptional regulator: MLGQILLSRLKFLEVNHSVFPQSRFTQSQVVPSSRIIAFIRGRVCYEVENSDPIIAVPGTVLFVPQWTWRKWKVIGGKPAELTWAVFNVGEGLLSSVNAVVSQPECFDLLKAALLRMYDLWQASEEEQLILEGEMKAILARFFLSAPTDALTSITSSRHPEVNYAVGWLQDHYAVPSALFELQEQLTLNPDYFRNLFRRQMHFSPNQYLTMLRMRAARYFLSKREMSIKEVAESTGYPDALYFSRTYRKFWKRAPSEDRG; encoded by the coding sequence TTGCTCGGGCAGATCCTGCTGAGCCGGCTTAAGTTTCTCGAGGTGAATCACTCCGTGTTTCCTCAATCCCGTTTTACCCAATCCCAAGTGGTTCCTTCGAGTCGTATCATCGCTTTTATCCGGGGTAGAGTATGCTACGAAGTTGAGAATAGTGATCCGATCATTGCGGTTCCGGGAACAGTTTTATTTGTGCCTCAATGGACCTGGCGAAAATGGAAGGTTATTGGAGGAAAGCCAGCCGAGCTAACATGGGCCGTGTTCAATGTGGGCGAGGGCTTGCTGAGTTCGGTGAATGCCGTCGTCAGTCAACCCGAATGCTTTGATTTGCTTAAGGCTGCGCTACTTCGAATGTATGACCTCTGGCAGGCTTCCGAGGAGGAGCAACTGATTTTGGAAGGCGAGATGAAGGCGATCTTAGCCCGGTTTTTTCTGTCGGCTCCGACCGACGCCTTAACTTCCATAACATCCAGTCGGCACCCAGAGGTGAACTATGCCGTCGGTTGGCTGCAGGATCATTACGCTGTGCCCTCTGCGTTATTTGAACTTCAGGAGCAGCTTACACTCAACCCTGATTACTTTAGGAATTTGTTTCGCCGTCAGATGCACTTTAGTCCGAACCAGTATCTTACGATGCTGCGTATGCGGGCAGCTAGATATTTCCTCAGCAAGCGGGAGATGAGTATTAAAGAAGTTGCCGAGAGCACAGGCTATCCGGATGCACTTTACTTTAGTCGAACCTATCGAAAATTCTGGAAACGGGCTCCATCAGAAGACCGAGGCTAA
- a CDS encoding glycoside hydrolase family 130 protein, translated as MNNSTYALTRNTNNPVLSVNDVPWECMSVFNAGVCKYKGSYTMLFRTDTGAKEAPDARLTKVGLATSVDGINWQVDPEPVFDQTKMREWLGSVYRERFGPEELFRIYDPRLTIIDDEIYLCFALDTIHGVRGGIAKSTDFRNWNLLHITLPDNRNMVLFPERVNGNLVRLERPFPIVTHHKDSFDIWISESPDGVHWGNHQLLLAAHEIPFGNTKCGPGAPPIKTEKGWLTTFHSVYIHEDKQLYSWDRGAWHKEYMAGLLLLDLNEPWKIIGMSQEPLLRASEPYELEGFRGSVIFPGGFLLEEDKVKMFYGAADTTVALAEGKLEDLLAMIQPM; from the coding sequence ATGAATAATTCAACTTACGCTCTAACACGCAACACAAACAACCCAGTTCTCAGCGTCAATGACGTTCCTTGGGAATGCATGTCGGTCTTCAATGCAGGTGTCTGTAAATACAAAGGCAGTTATACGATGTTATTTCGCACGGATACAGGTGCTAAAGAAGCCCCAGATGCTCGACTGACAAAAGTCGGCCTGGCAACAAGTGTAGATGGCATCAACTGGCAAGTCGACCCTGAGCCCGTATTCGACCAGACGAAAATGCGCGAATGGTTAGGTTCCGTTTATCGTGAACGATTTGGACCAGAAGAATTGTTTCGGATTTACGATCCACGTCTCACCATCATTGACGACGAAATCTACCTTTGTTTCGCATTAGACACGATTCACGGTGTCCGCGGTGGCATTGCTAAAAGCACTGATTTCCGTAATTGGAACCTGCTACACATTACACTTCCAGACAACCGTAATATGGTGCTCTTTCCAGAAAGGGTAAATGGAAATCTCGTCCGTCTGGAACGCCCATTCCCAATCGTCACCCATCATAAAGACTCATTTGACATTTGGATCAGCGAATCACCCGACGGCGTGCACTGGGGCAACCACCAACTCCTCTTAGCGGCGCACGAAATACCGTTTGGCAACACGAAATGTGGTCCAGGCGCACCACCGATCAAGACCGAAAAAGGCTGGTTAACGACCTTTCATTCCGTCTATATCCACGAGGATAAACAACTTTATTCCTGGGACCGAGGTGCATGGCACAAGGAATACATGGCTGGCTTGCTATTACTCGATTTGAACGAGCCATGGAAAATTATCGGCATGAGTCAAGAGCCCTTGCTTCGCGCTTCTGAACCCTACGAACTCGAAGGTTTCCGAGGCTCTGTGATTTTCCCAGGAGGTTTCCTACTTGAAGAAGATAAAGTAAAAATGTTCTACGGCGCAGCCGACACAACAGTGGCCTTAGCTGAAGGCAAACTGGAAGATCTGTTAGCGATGATTCAGCCAATGTAA
- a CDS encoding DUF4886 domain-containing protein, producing the protein MIRPFLILLISILPAVILASDSTIQILGIGNSFTQNAAQYLPDIIKSSPEVEADIALAVIGGCSLDKHVALAKAHEANPEAGNKYNFFVNRSKIKGGASLQEILQDREWDYITIQQVSTKSYKIETYYPYAGELISYIRQYAPSAEIVIHETWSHSIDSYRFKKWGLHPDDMFARLHAAYGQIGNEYSLRIIPVGTAFQKAKKHPLWNYQPTEMDVSMLSYPEDKENLPDESRSLHRIHFWIKDKQTGNMRVHNDGYHAGKYGEYLGGLVWYEFFFNQDAREITYRPKGFTDEQAISLRKVAHDTILQTNTAEVIPAGAVLFDKESEFVDNP; encoded by the coding sequence ATGATCCGCCCCTTTCTGATCCTCCTGATTTCGATCCTTCCGGCTGTAATCCTTGCATCCGACTCCACGATTCAGATCCTGGGAATCGGGAATAGCTTCACCCAGAACGCGGCCCAGTATTTGCCTGACATCATCAAGTCTTCGCCTGAGGTCGAAGCCGACATCGCGCTGGCTGTGATCGGAGGTTGCTCGCTGGACAAGCACGTCGCCTTAGCCAAAGCTCACGAGGCAAATCCCGAAGCGGGCAACAAATATAATTTCTTCGTGAACCGCTCGAAGATAAAAGGAGGTGCCTCATTGCAGGAAATTCTTCAGGATCGGGAGTGGGACTATATCACGATTCAACAAGTCAGCACCAAGAGCTACAAAATCGAAACCTACTACCCCTATGCCGGGGAGCTTATTAGCTATATCAGGCAATATGCTCCAAGTGCAGAAATTGTGATCCACGAAACATGGTCCCATAGTATCGACAGTTACCGCTTCAAGAAATGGGGACTCCATCCCGATGACATGTTTGCACGGCTACACGCAGCCTACGGACAGATCGGCAATGAATACAGTCTCCGAATCATTCCCGTGGGCACTGCCTTTCAAAAAGCGAAAAAGCACCCCCTCTGGAATTATCAGCCGACGGAAATGGATGTTTCCATGTTGAGCTACCCCGAAGACAAAGAGAATCTACCTGATGAAAGTAGAAGCCTTCACCGGATTCACTTTTGGATCAAAGACAAGCAGACGGGAAACATGAGGGTCCACAACGACGGATACCACGCAGGCAAGTATGGTGAATATCTGGGAGGCTTGGTTTGGTATGAGTTCTTTTTCAATCAGGATGCACGTGAGATCACTTATCGCCCAAAAGGGTTTACAGACGAACAAGCAATCTCATTGCGGAAGGTCGCGCACGATACGATATTACAGACTAACACAGCCGAAGTGATACCAGCGGGCGCAGTTCTCTTCGATAAGGAATCAGAATTTGTAGATAATCCGTAA
- a CDS encoding glycoside hydrolase family 2 TIM barrel-domain containing protein, whose amino-acid sequence MTPVSLSPKPSCHTPLVQWSTVLSEAPDPIALDNAAAWKSVNVPHNWDDYHGYHEVCHGNLHGIAWYKTHFQYNKCAQERLYAFFEGVGSYATVYINKQEAGYHAGGRTTFTVDLTDHLVEGVNELLVKADHREMIDDLPFVCGGCWGAPNTEGSQPMGIFRPAWLESTGPVRIEPFGVHVQTPKASELVAEILTVNTLSNPTQLSGDAIIRQSVLDSNKLEVAKSEKTVQLTGQIEETVSSSFPVLENPQLWSPENPHLYTMHTEVLVNGNVSHITDTTFGIRWIEWPHIEAPDADYLGVSVDRRGTPISWGVEPLTLENNGLTEIAVPAKDGAICLAPMGVSIQQTADTTNTAANLVVDLTLQAALESDEPVQILCEIQNEMGTIFFHQYRKEMHVTAPQSNLRWQVPTIIHPHMWSKKDPYLHKLVVEIRTQSGELSERSVTLFGMRDQPWDTSTPLNLTRPVYEALPEKAAETQSDRERVFKVNGQPLFMRGTCEYETMLGCDHAFTEEQIAADVTMMKAAGFNAFRDAHHPHNLRYYDHWDQAGIVCWTQMGSCVWFDNDRFRENYKQLVREWVKERRNHPCIIMWGIQNESPLPKEFAEEIRDIIIELDPTCPQWRITTTCNGGKGSDWNVPQDWSGTYGRNCHDYDLQAIQMVGEYGAWRTFGVHTETEYNGDENDRSESWACAAMEIKLRLGDEARNDAIGHFHWIFNTFPNPGRAPDNCEGPDNSKIGSVNNKGLVTAWHQPSDLYYMFRSHYTLGQASDPMVYIVSHTWPNRWINPQPRKVRVYSNCEEVELFNGVERVSYGKKTHPGFGYHYIWENVLPETNILHAIGYQNGQKVTEDIIRLDHLPEDESVTKWIGETKDVSAEGTVLYRVNCGSDQAYIDDCGATWSPDTAWTDSSDFGWISWGNRFDNVEDDLASKGFTMTPVRGTTLQQLYRTYRYGRHCLKYHFKTGPGKFRIRCHYAEPWFGVGGFKDAEQLRLFDVAINDTIVDAKLDIHKASGGHHRALVREYDIEITSATLTLHFPTIHVNQAIIFGIECIKL is encoded by the coding sequence ATGACACCTGTCTCACTTAGCCCAAAGCCTTCCTGCCACACTCCACTGGTACAGTGGTCAACGGTCTTATCCGAAGCACCCGACCCAATTGCACTGGACAATGCTGCCGCATGGAAGAGCGTCAACGTTCCTCATAACTGGGATGACTATCATGGCTACCATGAAGTCTGCCATGGGAACCTGCACGGCATCGCTTGGTATAAAACGCATTTTCAATACAACAAATGCGCGCAAGAGCGTCTTTACGCATTCTTTGAAGGCGTGGGCAGTTACGCAACGGTCTACATTAACAAGCAGGAAGCAGGCTATCACGCTGGTGGCAGAACGACATTTACTGTCGATTTGACAGATCATTTGGTCGAAGGCGTTAACGAATTGCTCGTTAAAGCAGATCACAGGGAAATGATTGACGACCTGCCCTTCGTTTGCGGCGGTTGCTGGGGTGCCCCCAATACCGAGGGCTCCCAGCCGATGGGCATCTTTCGCCCAGCGTGGCTAGAGTCAACTGGCCCAGTCAGAATCGAGCCCTTCGGCGTCCATGTTCAAACGCCAAAAGCAAGTGAACTGGTAGCGGAAATCTTGACGGTCAATACACTGTCAAATCCAACCCAGCTCAGTGGAGATGCAATCATTCGACAATCCGTCCTCGATAGCAATAAGCTTGAAGTCGCTAAAAGCGAGAAAACGGTTCAATTGACAGGTCAAATAGAGGAAACCGTTTCGAGCAGTTTCCCCGTATTGGAAAATCCCCAACTTTGGTCACCGGAGAATCCACACCTTTACACAATGCACACCGAGGTGCTTGTAAACGGCAATGTGTCACACATAACGGATACAACTTTCGGCATTCGTTGGATTGAATGGCCACACATCGAAGCCCCCGATGCAGATTACTTGGGGGTATCCGTAGATCGTCGCGGCACACCGATTTCATGGGGAGTCGAACCCCTCACACTTGAGAACAACGGGCTAACCGAGATCGCCGTGCCTGCGAAAGATGGGGCCATTTGCCTCGCACCCATGGGGGTCAGCATACAACAAACAGCAGACACCACCAACACCGCAGCAAACCTCGTCGTAGATTTAACACTACAAGCAGCATTAGAGAGTGACGAACCGGTGCAAATCCTCTGTGAAATACAAAACGAGATGGGCACGATTTTTTTCCATCAATACCGGAAGGAAATGCATGTCACAGCGCCGCAGTCCAACTTGAGATGGCAAGTGCCGACCATTATCCATCCGCACATGTGGTCGAAAAAAGACCCTTACCTTCATAAGCTTGTAGTGGAAATCCGAACACAGTCTGGCGAATTATCTGAGCGCAGCGTGACACTCTTTGGCATGCGCGATCAACCATGGGATACCAGCACTCCACTGAACCTCACCCGCCCAGTCTACGAAGCACTGCCAGAAAAAGCAGCCGAGACACAGAGCGACCGTGAGCGCGTATTCAAAGTCAATGGACAGCCACTGTTCATGCGCGGAACTTGTGAGTATGAAACCATGCTCGGCTGCGATCACGCATTCACCGAAGAACAGATTGCAGCAGATGTTACGATGATGAAAGCTGCCGGATTCAATGCCTTCCGCGACGCCCACCACCCGCACAACTTGCGCTATTATGACCACTGGGACCAAGCGGGGATCGTGTGCTGGACACAGATGGGCTCTTGCGTCTGGTTTGATAATGATCGCTTCCGGGAAAACTACAAACAGCTGGTTCGCGAATGGGTCAAAGAGCGGCGCAACCACCCTTGCATTATCATGTGGGGAATACAAAACGAGTCCCCCTTGCCCAAGGAATTCGCCGAAGAAATACGCGACATCATTATTGAGCTCGACCCGACATGCCCGCAGTGGCGCATCACGACGACTTGCAACGGCGGCAAAGGCTCTGATTGGAATGTGCCGCAGGATTGGAGCGGAACCTATGGACGCAATTGCCACGACTATGATTTACAGGCCATTCAAATGGTTGGCGAATACGGCGCCTGGCGCACCTTTGGTGTCCACACAGAAACTGAATACAATGGCGATGAAAATGACCGCAGCGAGAGTTGGGCCTGTGCGGCAATGGAAATCAAGTTACGCCTCGGCGACGAAGCCCGAAATGATGCCATCGGCCATTTCCATTGGATATTCAACACGTTCCCAAACCCGGGGCGCGCTCCCGACAACTGCGAAGGCCCGGACAACAGTAAGATCGGATCCGTAAACAACAAAGGCTTGGTTACCGCATGGCACCAACCATCGGATCTGTATTACATGTTTCGTTCACATTATACTCTGGGACAAGCCTCAGACCCCATGGTATATATCGTCTCGCACACTTGGCCAAACCGCTGGATAAATCCGCAACCAAGGAAAGTCCGCGTTTATAGCAATTGCGAAGAAGTCGAACTGTTCAACGGCGTCGAACGCGTTTCTTACGGCAAGAAAACACATCCGGGTTTTGGGTATCACTATATTTGGGAAAACGTGCTTCCAGAAACAAATATTCTTCACGCCATCGGTTACCAAAACGGCCAAAAGGTGACAGAAGACATCATCCGACTCGATCACTTACCCGAAGATGAAAGCGTGACGAAATGGATCGGCGAAACCAAAGATGTATCGGCTGAGGGAACCGTTTTGTATCGTGTAAACTGCGGTTCCGATCAGGCATACATCGACGATTGCGGAGCCACGTGGTCACCAGACACAGCTTGGACCGACTCATCAGACTTTGGGTGGATCAGTTGGGGAAATCGCTTTGATAATGTTGAAGATGACCTGGCGAGCAAAGGCTTTACAATGACACCCGTTCGCGGCACGACTCTTCAGCAATTGTATCGAACATACCGCTACGGAAGACACTGCCTGAAATACCATTTCAAGACAGGACCAGGGAAGTTCCGCATTCGCTGCCACTACGCTGAACCTTGGTTCGGCGTAGGAGGTTTCAAGGACGCAGAGCAACTCCGCTTGTTCGATGTCGCCATCAACGATACCATTGTCGATGCAAAGCTCGACATCCATAAAGCATCAGGCGGACATCACCGAGCACTCGTCCGCGAGTATGATATCGAAATCACATCTGCTACACTGACGCTGCACTTCCCAACGATCCACGTCAACCAAGCCATCATCTTCGGCATCGAGTGCATCAAGCTGTAG
- a CDS encoding ABC transporter ATP-binding protein, with protein sequence MATVTLSKLDKTYSPGKKDSFRAVKGIDLEIRDKEFMVFVGPSGCGKSTTLRMIAGLEEITGGTLKIGEQIMNDVEPKNRGIAMVFQNYALYPHMTLFDNMAFGLKLNKTPRDEIKRRVDEAAEILGLTSMLDRKPKALSGGQRQRVAVGRAIVRKPDVFLFDEPLSNLDAKMRVQMRTEISRLHARLNATMIYVTHDQVEAMTMGDRICVMKDGNIMQVDEPLKLYNDPQNMFVAGFIGSPPMNFFSGNCIEQGNTQFFAEEGGSTAFKLRLEGHLIDAARQQGSKPAVFGVRPEHIEVSANSGDDSIEAIIDVAEPMGAETYLYLNTLSGKSFIAKVEAEHAFKIGQKVHLRFNQERAALFDRESENKI encoded by the coding sequence ATGGCCACTGTTACACTTAGCAAACTCGACAAGACTTACAGCCCCGGCAAGAAGGACTCCTTTCGCGCCGTCAAGGGCATCGACCTGGAAATCCGCGACAAGGAGTTCATGGTCTTTGTCGGCCCTTCCGGCTGCGGTAAGTCGACCACCCTGCGCATGATTGCAGGGCTGGAGGAAATCACCGGCGGCACCCTGAAAATCGGCGAGCAGATCATGAACGACGTCGAACCGAAGAACCGCGGAATCGCCATGGTCTTCCAAAACTATGCGCTCTACCCGCACATGACGCTCTTCGACAATATGGCCTTCGGCCTCAAGTTGAACAAGACCCCGCGAGACGAAATAAAGCGCCGCGTCGACGAAGCCGCCGAGATTCTCGGGCTGACTTCCATGCTCGACCGCAAGCCCAAGGCCCTCTCCGGTGGGCAACGCCAGCGCGTCGCCGTCGGCCGTGCCATCGTCCGCAAACCTGACGTCTTCCTCTTCGACGAACCGCTCTCCAACCTCGACGCGAAGATGCGCGTGCAGATGCGCACCGAAATTTCCCGCCTGCACGCCCGCCTCAACGCCACCATGATTTACGTCACCCACGATCAGGTCGAAGCCATGACCATGGGCGACCGCATTTGTGTGATGAAGGACGGTAACATCATGCAGGTCGATGAACCGCTCAAGCTCTACAATGACCCTCAGAACATGTTCGTCGCCGGCTTCATCGGTTCGCCCCCCATGAACTTCTTCAGCGGCAATTGCATCGAACAAGGCAACACGCAATTCTTTGCGGAAGAAGGCGGTTCCACCGCCTTCAAGCTCAGGCTCGAAGGCCACCTGATCGACGCCGCACGACAACAAGGCAGTAAACCAGCCGTCTTCGGCGTGCGTCCGGAACATATCGAAGTTTCCGCCAATTCAGGCGACGACAGCATCGAAGCCATCATTGATGTCGCGGAACCCATGGGTGCCGAAACCTACCTCTACCTGAACACCCTGTCCGGAAAATCCTTCATCGCAAAGGTGGAAGCCGAGCATGCCTTCAAAATTGGGCAGAAGGTCCATCTGCGCTTCAACCAGGAGCGCGCCGCACTCTTCGACAGGGAATCCGAAAATAAAATCTAA
- a CDS encoding glycoside hydrolase family 31 protein: MATIELESTEQIASGVWKMQFGTPEAITPVKVRRSAPCLDALEELPSPGECPINIEDCGIRVTARGCVLTLPFSQSEGIFGFGLQLKSHLQSGKKKHLRVNSDPVADTGDSHAPVPFYVSTKGYGILVDTARYASAYVGTHAGQEALKARVVAKSEEPKLSTTELYTRQAIGKSVVFDIPAAQGVDVYIFAGPDMANAVSRYNLFSGGGCLPPYWGLGNWYRACARHTSSDVLELVDGFQKDKLPFSVVGLEPGWQTHAYPCTYTWSERFPEPESFISELNKSGYQLNLWEHAFVHPSAPFAEAIAPVCGENLAMDGLVPDFLETEACELFQKHHKKLIEQGVSGFKLDECDNSDFISFSWSFSEHDRFPSGADGEQMHCLYGIHYQQTIEETFTRNGLRSYGLVRSSGALAAPHTGVLYSDLYDHRDFIRGVVNSGFSGMLWSSEVRHAKDTEDLLRRIQTTVLTAQSQINGWYIPMPPWYQVDRKLNNEGVVMDEMDTVLPLVREALNLRMRLLPVLYTAFAEYARSGRPPFRAVVMDYPEDKATWSLDQQFMIGDHLLAAPLVAGETTKELYLPKGLWWDFKTGQQIEGGRRLTLENPSLDTIPLYVKDGAILPLAEIKRDNSESHEPTVIRPHVFSSTEAQGILYEDDGESLNASNQLWHELSWSANSGLNIQTEGPLMENQRIYTFGELKMP, translated from the coding sequence ATGGCGACCATCGAACTTGAAAGTACCGAACAAATTGCATCCGGAGTTTGGAAGATGCAATTTGGGACCCCGGAAGCTATTACGCCTGTAAAAGTAAGGCGGTCCGCCCCATGCCTGGATGCCTTGGAAGAACTGCCAAGCCCTGGCGAATGCCCAATCAATATCGAGGATTGCGGAATCCGGGTAACTGCTCGGGGCTGTGTGCTGACGCTCCCCTTCTCCCAATCGGAAGGGATCTTCGGCTTTGGGCTCCAACTGAAGAGCCATCTACAATCCGGAAAGAAAAAGCATTTGCGGGTGAACTCAGATCCGGTCGCGGATACAGGTGACTCACACGCACCCGTGCCGTTTTATGTGTCCACAAAAGGTTACGGGATTCTGGTCGATACAGCCCGCTATGCTTCCGCCTATGTGGGCACACATGCGGGACAAGAGGCTTTGAAAGCACGTGTCGTCGCAAAGAGCGAGGAACCCAAACTATCGACAACCGAGCTCTACACCCGCCAAGCAATTGGAAAGTCGGTCGTTTTTGATATCCCAGCCGCACAGGGCGTCGACGTGTATATCTTTGCAGGGCCCGACATGGCAAATGCCGTCAGCCGATACAACCTGTTTTCCGGTGGCGGTTGCCTCCCGCCCTATTGGGGTCTCGGGAATTGGTATCGGGCCTGCGCAAGACATACCTCAAGCGATGTTCTTGAGCTCGTCGACGGTTTTCAAAAAGACAAGCTGCCATTCAGCGTGGTTGGCTTGGAACCCGGTTGGCAGACTCATGCCTATCCGTGCACCTATACCTGGAGCGAACGCTTCCCGGAACCCGAATCCTTTATTTCGGAATTAAATAAATCGGGCTATCAATTGAACCTATGGGAACATGCGTTTGTTCATCCCTCGGCGCCTTTTGCTGAAGCCATCGCACCTGTCTGCGGAGAAAATCTAGCAATGGATGGCTTGGTTCCGGATTTCCTGGAAACTGAGGCCTGTGAACTCTTTCAAAAGCACCACAAGAAATTGATCGAGCAAGGTGTCTCAGGCTTCAAGCTCGATGAATGTGACAACAGTGATTTCATCTCCTTCTCGTGGTCGTTCTCTGAACATGATCGCTTTCCGAGCGGAGCCGATGGCGAACAAATGCACTGCCTGTATGGAATCCACTACCAACAGACAATAGAGGAAACTTTTACTCGGAATGGGCTCCGTAGCTATGGCTTGGTCCGCTCTTCCGGCGCATTGGCCGCACCACACACTGGAGTCTTGTATAGCGATCTATACGATCACCGTGATTTCATACGTGGCGTAGTAAATTCCGGATTTAGTGGCATGCTCTGGAGTTCGGAAGTCCGTCATGCAAAGGACACCGAAGACCTGCTACGGCGGATACAGACAACCGTCCTTACCGCTCAAAGCCAGATCAACGGATGGTATATCCCCATGCCGCCGTGGTATCAAGTAGACCGGAAGCTGAATAACGAAGGGGTTGTCATGGATGAGATGGACACCGTGCTGCCACTCGTGCGTGAGGCTCTGAATCTCCGGATGAGGCTCTTGCCTGTTCTCTACACCGCATTTGCAGAATATGCACGCAGCGGCCGGCCACCCTTTCGCGCGGTGGTGATGGACTACCCGGAAGACAAAGCAACCTGGAGCTTGGACCAGCAGTTCATGATCGGAGACCACTTACTGGCAGCACCGCTCGTAGCCGGTGAAACAACAAAGGAGCTGTATCTACCGAAAGGGCTATGGTGGGATTTCAAGACAGGCCAGCAGATCGAAGGAGGACGCAGACTCACCCTTGAAAACCCGTCTCTGGATACAATTCCGCTTTACGTGAAGGATGGAGCCATCTTGCCACTGGCAGAAATCAAGCGAGATAACTCTGAGTCACATGAGCCAACAGTCATCCGACCGCATGTATTCAGTTCAACCGAGGCTCAAGGCATTCTTTATGAAGATGACGGTGAAAGCCTGAACGCTTCGAATCAGCTGTGGCATGAGCTGTCTTGGTCGGCAAACTCAGGCCTGAACATTCAAACCGAGGGTCCACTCATGGAGAATCAACGCATCTATACCTTTGGAGAACTGAAAATGCCATGA
- a CDS encoding glycoside hydrolase family 130 protein, with the protein MQRISSNPVLHEDDIPWDCMSVFNAGVCKWDDGYVMLFRTDTGSREAPDAYLTRIGLARSKDGYSWEVDPEPVFDQMKIREWLKDQYDLRFGDKEVVRVYDPRITVIDGDAYFCFAVDTIHGIRSGIAKSADLRNWELLHLTLPEDRNMVLFPERVNGKLVRLDRPFPLYLRGGRESFDIWISTSPDGANWGNHRLLLAAEEVPFGNAKIGPGAPPIKTEKGWLTTFHAVFKHEDKDLYAWSPDPWRKEYIAGLMLLDLDEPWKVIGMSKQPLLQGEAPYELEGFRGSVIFPGGFILEDDGTVKMYYGAADTVVALAEGKVEELLDAIEPL; encoded by the coding sequence ATGCAACGCATATCATCCAATCCAGTCCTCCATGAGGACGACATTCCCTGGGACTGCATGTCCGTCTTTAATGCCGGTGTCTGTAAATGGGACGACGGCTATGTGATGCTATTCCGGACCGACACCGGTTCACGCGAAGCACCGGATGCTTACCTGACACGCATCGGCCTGGCCCGAAGCAAAGACGGCTATTCATGGGAAGTCGACCCCGAGCCAGTCTTCGACCAAATGAAAATACGCGAGTGGCTGAAGGATCAATACGACCTGCGCTTCGGCGACAAAGAAGTGGTACGCGTTTACGATCCTCGTATTACTGTGATCGACGGTGACGCCTACTTCTGCTTTGCTGTCGACACAATACACGGGATCCGTAGCGGCATTGCAAAAAGCGCTGACCTGCGCAACTGGGAGCTGCTTCACCTCACCTTACCGGAAGACCGCAATATGGTGCTCTTCCCGGAGCGTGTAAATGGAAAGCTTGTTCGGCTGGACCGTCCCTTCCCCCTCTATTTGCGCGGCGGGCGCGAATCCTTTGATATTTGGATCAGTACCTCGCCAGACGGTGCGAACTGGGGCAATCATCGCCTGTTGCTAGCGGCAGAGGAAGTCCCCTTTGGTAACGCCAAGATCGGCCCTGGAGCACCCCCGATTAAAACCGAGAAAGGATGGCTCACGACCTTTCACGCCGTGTTCAAGCATGAGGATAAAGACCTGTATGCCTGGAGCCCGGATCCATGGCGCAAAGAATACATCGCCGGCCTGATGCTGCTGGATCTGGACGAGCCTTGGAAGGTCATTGGGATGAGCAAGCAACCGCTTCTCCAAGGCGAAGCCCCTTACGAGCTGGAAGGCTTCCGTGGTTCAGTCATCTTCCCAGGAGGCTTCATTCTTGAAGACGATGGCACCGTGAAGATGTATTACGGCGCAGCAGATACGGTCGTTGCCCTCGCAGAAGGCAAAGTCGAGGAGCTGCTGGACGCGATCGAACCACTCTAA